One genomic region from Pyxicephalus adspersus chromosome 1, UCB_Pads_2.0, whole genome shotgun sequence encodes:
- the PCDH8 gene encoding protocadherin-8, which translates to MKMTFIKGRWHSWNSFIWLLCFLTLMALSTCKTMRYRTYEEDDPGTVIGTLAEDMHLNLPGEGSFRLMKQFNSSLIRVRESDGQLSIGERIDREQICKQSPNCILALDVVSFSKEQFKLIHVEVEVRDINDNTPHFPSHEIPVDVSESAAVGTRIPLEIAMDEDVGSNSIQTFQISVNSHFSIDVQTRADGVKYADLVLMKELDRESQSAYTLELVAMDGGSPSLSGSAVVNVRVLDFNDNSPVFEKSSVTVDMMEDAPVGYLLLDLNAADPDEGANGEIVYGFSPQVSPEVRQLFKIDPKSGRLTLEGQVDFETKQTYEFDVQAQDLGPTPLTATCKVIVHVIDVNDNAPAISITPLTSISAGLAYITEAAAKDSFVALISTTDRDSGANGQVHCTLYGHEHFKLQQAYEDSFMIVTTSPLDREKIAEYNLTVVAEDLGSPPFKTINQYTIRVSDENDNAPVFAKPVYEVSVMENNAPGAYITTVVARDPDLGHNGKVIYRLVDSEIMGAPISTYVSLDPATGAIYALRTFNYEILKNLDLRIQASDGGSPQLTSSAIIKVKIVDQNDNAPVIVNPVLSNGSAEVVIPARAPHGFLVTQIKAKDADEGVNAELTFSLSEEGRTLFTINKLTGEVFLTADVSDDLGQVFRTIITVSDNGRPPLANTATVSFLVTAATPPVNHEVMQPSSWEEKVSHWDIPLIVIIVLAGSCTLLLAAIITIATTCNKRRKENKAANKTERDISELEKADQEEELIDNQKANLFDARPFPNATPFTGAEATVTPEVPSTEDTFGTCLYDTQKRLRTTNSENYASAPGFGKETGPTVTVWKGHSFNTISIREAEKFSGKDSGKGDSDFNDSDSDISADALKKDLINHMQTGLWACTTECKILGHSDRCWSPSCGRPPNVHPPAVHTGQLSVSSFCKSTSLPRDPLHRDNYYQSSPAQTQLQKAGGLQNVKGAPKDYESRTITISRSGRLPDLQEITMPIFKSPGTTRFVPPHDTTCEQDEL; encoded by the exons ATGAAAATGACTTTTATCAAAGGAAGATGGCACTCCTGGAATTCTTTCATTTGGCTGCTCTGTTTTCTGACCCTGATGGCATTATCTACCTGTAAGACTATGAGGTACAGGACTTATGAAGAGGATGACCCTGGCACAGTCATTGGCACTTTAGCTGAAGATATGCATCTTAACCTACCTGGAGAAGGAAGTTTCAGATTGATGAAACAGTTTAACAGTTCTCTGATCCGTGTTAGGGAGAGCGATGGGCAGCTAAGTATTGGGGAGAGGATAGATCGGGAGCAGATCTGCAAGCAGTCCCCAAATTGTATCCTGGCTCTGGATGTGGTCAGCTTTTCCAAGGAACAATTCAAGCTGATTCATGTGGAGGTGGAGGTGAGAGACATTAATGATAACACTCCCCATTTCCCCAGCCATGAGATACCTGTGGATGTTTCTGAAAGCGCAGCTGTGGGTACCAGGATCCCCTTGGAAATAGCAATGGATGAAGATGTAGGTTCCAATTCCATCCAGACCTTCCAAATCTCAGTCAACAGTCACTTCAGCATTGATGTCCAGACCAGAGCAGATGGGGTTAAATATGCAGACTTGGTTCTGATGAAGGAACTGGACAGGGAAAGTCAGTCTGCATACACCTTGGAATTGGTGGCTATGGATGGAGGGAGCCCATCACTTTCTGGCAGTGCAGTGGTTAATGTTCGTGTTCTGGACTTTAATGATAACAGCCCAGTGTTTGAGAAGAGTTCTGTCACTGTGGACATGATGGAAGATGCTCCTGTAGGATACCTCTTACTGGACCTTAATGCTGCTGACCCTGATGAAGGTGCCAATGGAGAGATCGTCTATGGTTTCAGTCCCCAGGTGTCTCCAGAGGTACGTCAGCTCTTTAAAATAGATCCCAAATCTGGGCGCCTTACACTTGAAGGTCAGGTTGACTTTGAGACGAAGCAAACCTATGAGTTTGATGTCCAAGCTCAGGACTTGGGTCCAACCCCACTGACTGCTACCTGTAAGGTGATCGTGCATGTTATAGATGTCAATGACAATGCCCCAGCCATCTCCATCACTCCTCTGACTTCTATCAGTGCAGGGCTAGCATATATCACTGAAGCTGCAGCTAAGGATAGCTTTGTAGCCCTCATCAGCACCACGGACAGGGATTCTGGAGCCAATGGCCAGGTGCACTGTACTCTGTATGGGCATGAACATTTCAAGTTACAGCAAGCTTATGAGGATAGCTTCATGATAGTCACCACTTCTCCTCTAGATCGTGAGAAGATCGCAGAATACAACCTGACTGTGGTAGCTGAGGATCTGGGCTCCCCTCCTTTTAAAACCATTAACCAGTATACGATCAGGGTGAGCGATGAAAATGACAATGCTCCTGTGTTTGCAAAGCCAGTTTATGAAGTGTCAGTTATGGAGAATAATGCCCCAGGAGCGTACATCACCACAGTAGTAGCCAGAGACCCCGATCTTGGGCATAATGGCAAAGTGATATATAGATTAGTAGACTCAGAAATTATGGGCGCCCCTATCTCCACATATGTGTCCTTGGATCCAGCCACTGGAGCTATATATGCTCTCAGAACCTTTAATTATGAGATCCTTAAGAACTTGGACCTCAGGATCCAGGCAAGTGATGGAGGATCTCCCCAGCTCACCAGTAGCGCCATCATCAAGGTCAAGATAGTTGACCAAAATGACAACGCACCTGTTATTGTGAACCCTGTGTTGTCCAATGGATCCGCAGAGGTGGTCATCCCAGCCAGAGCCCCCCATGGCTTTCTGGTCACTCAGATTAAAGCTAAGGATGCAGATGAAGGAGTTAATGCTGAGCTGACTTTTAGTCTTTCAGAAGAAGGAAGGACTCTTTTTACCATCAACAAGCTAACTGGGGAGGTGTTCCTCACTGCAGATGTCAGTGATGACCTGGGACAGGTCTTCAGGACCATCATTACAGTAAGTGACAATGGCAGACCACCCTTAGCCAATACAGCTACTGTGAGTTTTCTGGTCACAGCTGCCACTCCTCCAGTAAATCATGAAGTCATGCAGCCAAGTTCTTGGGAGGAGAAAGTTTCCCACTGGGACATTCCCTTAATTGTGATCATTGTCCTTGCTGGCAGTTGCACCCTGCTCCTAGCGGCCATCATCACCATTGCAACGACATGTAACAAGCGCAGGAAGGAGAACAAGGCTGCCAACAAGACTGAAAGAGATATATCAGAGTTAGAAAAAGCAGATCAAGAAGAGGAGCTGATTGATAACCAGAAAGCCAACCTTTTTGATGCCAGACCTTTTCCTAATGCCACCCCCTTCACTGGAGCAGAAGCAACAGTCACCCCAGAGGTGCCCAGCACTGAAGACACTTTTGGAACATGTCTATATGACACTCAGAAAAGACTGAGGACCACCAACAGTGAG AATTATGCCTCCGCTCCTGGATTTGGGAAGGAGACAGGACCCACGGTGACAGTGTGGAAGGGACATTCATTCAATACCATCTCCATCCGAGAAGCAGAAAAATTCAGCGGAAAGGACAGTGGCAAGGGGGACAGTGACTTCAATGACAGTGACTCTGATATTAGTGCTGATGCCCTGAAGAAAGATCTGATTAACCATATGCAGACTG ggctatgggccTGTACAACTGAATGCAAGATCCTAGGCCATTCTGACCGCTGTTGGAGTCCTTCATGTGGCAGACCACCCAATGTTCATCCACCAGCAGTACACACAGGGCAGCTGTCAGTTTCCAGTTTTTGCAAAAGCACCTCTTTACCACGTGACCCTTTGCACAGAGATAACTATTACCAATCATCTCCAGCCCAGACACAGCTCCAGAAAGCAGGGGGTCTACAGAATGTCAAAGGGGCACCCAAAGACTATGAAAGCAGGACAATAACGATATCAAGATCGGGTAGACTTCCTGATCTCCAAGAAATCACCATGCCAATTTTTAAGTCCCCAGGCACCACCAGATTTGTGCCACCACATGACACTACCTGTGAACAGGATGAACTTTAG